The following are encoded together in the Primulina tabacum isolate GXHZ01 chromosome 18, ASM2559414v2, whole genome shotgun sequence genome:
- the LOC142532384 gene encoding uncharacterized protein LOC142532384 — MIDAASGGALVNKTPQKARALISNMAANAQQFSTRQDNPPRQVNEVSVTPINQKLDSLTSLLKKLVARQVQQVKACGVCAMVGHPTYMCPSLQEEPTQQANAIGGFPGQPQRRYDPYSNSYNPGWRDNPNFSYKNQGGQQGYPRQNWNKQHAPEQASNSSMSIDEIVKALAENTQKFQQETRASIQNIGTQITQIVTSVSKLEAQNSGKLASQTVVNPKENASAMVLRSGKEIDQKNTSPTKDTEEKSTTEEIEGESEKQPKVNSKSFLSTGSNAVVPPFPSRLEKSKKLDYEKEVLETFRRVEINIPLIDAVKQIPRYAKFLKDLCTNKRRLKIDEKVSAGESVSAFIKKSLPNKCKDPGMFTMPCVIGTLKIERTMLDLGASINVMPYSIYCALNLGPLKETRVMILLADRYNAYPEGVVEDVLVQVKELIFPADF; from the coding sequence ATGATTGATGCTGCAAGTGGAGGTGCACTGGTGAACAAAACGCCTCAAAAGGCACGAGCTCTAATCTCCAACATGGCTGCCAATGCACAACAGTTTAGTACTAGGCAAGACAACCCTCCACGACAAGTCAATGAGGTAAGTGTTACTCCTATCAACCAAAAGTTAGATTCTTTGACATCTCTTTTGAAAAAGTTGGTTGCAAGACAGGTGCAACAGGTAAAAGCTTGTGGTGTATGTGCTATGGTGGGACATCCTACATATATGTGTCCGTCACTACAAGAGGAACCCACACAACAAGCCAATGCGATTGGTGGATTTCCTGGGCAGCCCCAGCGTCGATATGACCCATATTCTAATAGCTACAATCCAGGATGGAGGGATAACCCAAATTTTAGTTATAAGAATCAAGGAGGCCAACAAGGATATCCACGACAAAATTGGAACAAACAACACGCACCAGAACAAGCATCCAACTCAAGTATGTCTATAGACGAAATTGTAAAGGCCTTAGCTGAAAACACTCAAAAATTTCAACAGGAAACGAGGGCCAGCATTCAGAATATAGGAACCCAGATCACTCAGATCGTTACATCAGTCAGCAAGTTGGAAGCTCAGAATTCTGGAAAATTAGCGTCGCAAACGGTGGTTAATCCAAAAGAAAATGCAAGTGCCATGGTATTGAGGAGTGGGAAGGAGATTGACCAAAAGAACACTTCACCAACAAAGGATACTGAAGAAAAAAGCACAACGGAAGAGATCGAAGGAGAATCTGAGAAACAACCAAAGGTAAATTCTAAGTCTTTCTTATCTACTGGTTCCAATGCGGTTGTTCCTCCATTTCCTTCCAGGTTGGAAAAATCCAAAAAATTGGACTACGAGAAAGAAGTGTTGGAAACCTTTAGAAGAGTGGAGATCAACATTCCTCTTATAGATGCCGTCAAACAAATTCCAAGGTATGCTAAATTTTTAAAGGATTTGTGCACTAACAAGAGGAGGTTGAAAATTGATGAAAAAGTAAGCGCGGGAGAAAGTGTGTCCGCGTTTATTAAAAAGTCATTGCCAAACAAATGCAAGGATCCAGGAATGTTTACAATGCCTTGTGTTATTGGAACTCTGAAAATCGAGCGTACCATGCTAGATTTAGGTGCATCCATTAATGTCATGCCCTATTCAATTTATTGTGCTCTGAATTTGGGTCCTTTAAAAGAAACTAGAGTGATGATTCTACTAGCTGACCGATATAATGCTTATCCTGAAGGCGTTGTGGAGGATGTTTTGGTGCAGGTTAAAGAATTGATATTTCCTGCGGATTTCTAA
- the LOC142532550 gene encoding glutamate-1-semialdehyde 2,1-aminomutase, chloroplastic-like produces the protein MAAAIVGVGLSCPSRLSQTSIHRRHKRSSSIIRVNALSSSSVVEESKKTYTLKKSEEAFNAAKELMPGGVNSPVRAFKSVGGQPIVIDSVKGSRMWDIDGNEYIDYVGSWGPAIIGHADDEVLAALAETMKKGTSFGAPCLLENVLAEMVISAVPSIEMVRFVNSGTEACMGVLRLARAFTGREKIIKFEGCYHGHADPFLVKAGSGVATLGLPDSPGVPKAATFGTLTSPYNSISTVENLFESNKGEIAAVILEPVVGNAGFIPPTLDFLDTLRKITKDNGTLLIFDEVMTGFRISYGGAQEYFGITPDLTTLGKIIGGGLPVGAYGGRREIMEMVAPAGPMYQAGTLSGNPLAMTAGIHTLKRLKEPGTYEYLNKITGELIQGILNAGKKAGHAICGGYINGMFGFFFTEGLVFNFDDAKKSDTAKFAKFYRGMLEQGVYLAPSQFEAGFTSLAHTPEDIQQTIDAAEEVFRTL, from the exons ATGGCGGCTGCAATCGTAGGTGTAGGTCTATCATGTCCTTCAAGATTGAGTCAAACCTCTATTCACCGCCGCCATAAGCGGTCTTCTTCGATCATCCGAGTCAATGCGCTCTCATCATCTTCCGTGGTTGAGGAAAGCAAGAAAACTTACACTCTCAAGAAATCGGAGGAGGCTTTCAACGCCGCCAAG GAGTTGATGCCTGGAGGTGTGAATTCCCCTGTACGTGCTTTCAAATCAGTTGGCGGTCAGCCTATTGTGATTGACTCTGTTAAGGGGTCTCGCATGTGGGATATAGATGGCAATGAGTACATTGACTATGTTGGATCGTGGGGGCCAGCCATCATTGGGCATGCCGACGATGAG GTACTGGCTGCCTTGGCTGAAACAATGAAAAAAGGAACCAGCTTTGGTGCTCCATGTCTCCTAGAAAATGTCCTGGCGGAAATGGTAATCTCTGCTGTTCCAAGCATAGAAATGGTTCGGTTTGTCAACTCCGGCACAGAAGCATGTATGGGTGTACTGCGATTGGCACGTGCATTTACGGGCCGAGAAAAGATAATCAAGTTTGAGGGTTGCTACCATGGCCATGCTGACCCATTCCTCGTTAAGGCAGGAAGTGGGGTTGCTACCTTAGGACTCCCTGATTCCCCCGGTGTTCCCAAGGCAGCTACTTTTGGGACATTAACATCTCCTTACAATAGCATCTCCACGGTTGAAAATCTTTTTGAATCAAACAAAGGAGAAATAGCAGCTGTTATCCTTGAACCGGTTGTAGGAAATGCCGGCTTTATCCCACCAACACTTGATTTTCTCGACACTTTGCGCAAGATCACCAAAGATAATGGGACTCTTCTCATTTTCGATGAAGTTATGACTGGTTTCCGTATATCCTATGGTGGCGCTCAGGAATATTTTGGCATAACTCCCGATTTGACCACACTGGGAAAGATTATAGGTGGTGGCCTGCCAGTTGGTGCCTATGGAGGGAGGCGAGAGATCATGGAGATGGTTGCCCCAGCAGGGCCAATGTATCAGGCTGGAACACTAAGTGGGAACCCATTAGCAATGACTGCTGGAATCCACACACTTAAACGCCTCAAAGAACCAGGCACGTATGAGTATTTGAACAAGATCACGGGTGAACTGATTCAAGGTATCCTGAATGCCGGAAAGAAGGCCGGTCATGCAATCTGTGGTGGGTATATAAATGGGATGTTTGGTTTCTTTTTCACAGAAGGCCTGGTTTTTAACTTCGATGATGCAAAGAAGAGTGATACTGCAAAATTTGCAAAGTTTTACCGAGGAATGCTGGAGCAAGGTGTCTACTTGGCTCCTTCTCAGTTTGAGGCCGGTTTTACCAGCTTGGCTCATACTCCTGAGGATATTCAGCAAACTATAGACGCGGCGGAGGAGGTTTTCCGGACTTTGTAA